The following are from one region of the Thermofilum sp. genome:
- the tuf gene encoding translation elongation factor EF-1 subunit alpha, whose protein sequence is MSQKKPHLNLVVIGHIDHGKSTLMGRFLYEVGAIDARVIQQYEEEAKKLGKESFKYAWVLDRLKEERERGITIDLGFYKFETQKYFFTLIDAPGHRDFVKNMITGASQADVALLVVSAKEGEFEAGISPAGQTREHVFLAKTMGIDQLLVAVNKMDTVNYSQQRYEEIKTQLVRLLRMVGYKPEETLFIPTSAWEGVNVSKRSPDKTPWYNGPCLYEAFDNFKEPPRPIDKPLRIPIQDVYSIKGVGTVPVGRVETGVLRVGDKVIINPPKAVGEVKSIETHHTPLQEAIPGDNIGFNVKGVEKSQIRRGDVAGPPTNPPTVVDEFVGRIFVIYHPTAIAAGYTPVLHIHTATVPVTFAELIHKLDPRTGSVQEENPQYIKQGDSAVVKFKPRKPVVVEKFSELPQLGRFAIRDSGRTIAAGIVIDVKKAEGY, encoded by the coding sequence ATGTCCCAGAAGAAGCCGCACCTAAACCTGGTAGTAATAGGGCACATTGACCACGGTAAGAGCACGCTGATGGGCCGCTTCCTTTACGAGGTCGGAGCTATAGATGCGAGAGTAATTCAGCAGTACGAGGAAGAAGCCAAAAAGCTGGGCAAAGAATCCTTCAAGTACGCCTGGGTTCTCGACAGATTAAAGGAGGAGCGGGAGAGGGGAATCACCATTGACCTGGGCTTCTACAAGTTCGAAACTCAGAAGTACTTCTTCACGCTCATAGACGCGCCCGGCCACAGGGACTTCGTGAAGAACATGATAACTGGCGCCAGCCAAGCCGACGTTGCTCTTCTGGTGGTCTCAGCGAAGGAGGGTGAGTTCGAAGCGGGCATCAGCCCCGCAGGCCAGACTAGGGAGCACGTTTTCCTCGCGAAGACGATGGGCATCGACCAGCTCCTCGTAGCTGTAAACAAGATGGACACGGTCAACTACAGCCAGCAGAGGTACGAGGAGATCAAAACCCAGCTCGTAAGGCTCCTCAGGATGGTCGGTTACAAGCCGGAGGAAACGCTATTCATTCCCACTTCCGCATGGGAGGGCGTAAACGTCAGCAAGAGAAGCCCTGATAAGACTCCGTGGTATAACGGCCCCTGCCTGTACGAGGCATTCGACAACTTCAAGGAGCCGCCTAGGCCCATCGACAAGCCGCTGCGTATACCGATTCAGGACGTGTACTCGATCAAGGGCGTGGGCACCGTACCCGTCGGCCGTGTCGAAACCGGTGTGCTCCGAGTAGGAGACAAGGTGATCATTAACCCGCCCAAGGCTGTCGGAGAGGTGAAATCCATCGAGACGCACCACACACCGCTTCAGGAGGCTATACCCGGCGACAACATAGGTTTCAACGTGAAGGGAGTTGAGAAGAGCCAGATTAGGAGGGGCGACGTGGCAGGGCCGCCGACCAACCCGCCGACGGTTGTCGACGAGTTTGTTGGAAGAATATTCGTAATCTACCATCCTACTGCGATTGCAGCGGGCTACACCCCGGTGCTCCACATCCACACGGCGACCGTACCCGTGACCTTCGCTGAGCTCATTCACAAACTCGACCCGCGGACAGGCTCTGTGCAGGAGGAGAACCCGCAGTACATCAAGCAAGGTGACTCCGCTGTTGTGAAGTTCAAGCCAAGGAAGCCCGTGGTCGTCGAGAAGTTCTCCGAGCTGCCTCAGCTGGGCCGCTTCGCCATCAGGGACTCCGGAAGAACAATCGCCGCCGGCATCGTAATCGACGTGAAGAAGGCCGAAGGGTATTAA
- a CDS encoding LSm family protein — MTDVFSGLSGSSEEEMLQVNAIDLLSESIGKSVLVRLKGGRELRGTLKGYDYHLNLVLENAEETKGSKTRQLGTIVIRGDNIVLISPGPE; from the coding sequence ATGACAGATGTGTTTTCCGGCCTCTCCGGCAGTTCCGAGGAAGAAATGTTGCAGGTCAACGCGATAGACCTGCTCTCAGAATCGATAGGCAAGAGCGTGCTTGTCAGGCTAAAAGGTGGCCGCGAGCTGAGAGGGACTTTAAAGGGGTACGACTACCATCTGAACCTGGTGTTAGAGAATGCTGAAGAAACCAAGGGCTCGAAAACCCGACAGCTCGGAACAATCGTGATTCGCGGCGACAATATAGTACTCATAAGCCCTGGCCCAGAGTAG
- the rpsJ gene encoding 30S ribosomal protein S10, producing MPGKIRIKLTSTSIEDLNTVCEEIKEIARRTGVNMKGPIPLPVERLKVVTRRAPSGQGYETFDRFELRIHKRLIDMDADERATRLLMRTRVPPTVRIEIKVV from the coding sequence ATGCCGGGTAAGATCAGGATCAAGCTCACGAGTACTTCAATAGAGGACCTTAACACAGTTTGTGAAGAGATAAAGGAGATAGCGAGACGCACAGGCGTTAATATGAAGGGGCCTATCCCCCTACCTGTTGAAAGACTGAAGGTGGTTACCAGGAGAGCACCTTCCGGCCAGGGCTACGAGACCTTCGACCGGTTCGAGCTTAGAATCCATAAGCGCCTAATAGACATGGACGCGGACGAGAGGGCTACACGGTTGCTCATGAGGACAAGGGTGCCTCCCACAGTCCGGATAGAGATAAAGGTTGTCTAG
- a CDS encoding translation initiation factor IF-2 subunit beta, whose protein sequence is MTEANFPKYEELLERAYRLLPERRAGTGERFTMPKFEVSVTGRKTFILNFSQVCDFLNRDPRLLNRYILKEIALPGSVEGHTAVIQGEVRPQLLNKLLERFVREYVICPVCGSPDTQLQKGQRGVFLMRCMACGAVTPVKSF, encoded by the coding sequence GTGACTGAGGCGAATTTTCCAAAGTACGAAGAGCTCCTTGAGAGAGCTTACAGGTTACTTCCCGAGAGGCGTGCAGGTACAGGAGAGAGATTTACGATGCCGAAGTTCGAGGTCTCGGTCACCGGGAGGAAGACATTCATACTGAACTTTTCGCAAGTTTGCGACTTTCTCAACCGCGATCCACGTCTCCTGAACAGGTACATTTTGAAGGAAATAGCTCTTCCGGGTTCCGTCGAGGGGCACACAGCGGTGATACAGGGAGAGGTGAGACCTCAGCTTCTAAACAAGCTTCTCGAGAGGTTCGTCAGAGAGTACGTTATCTGCCCTGTTTGCGGCAGCCCTGACACACAACTGCAGAAGGGCCAGCGGGGAGTGTTTCTAATGCGCTGCATGGCTTGCGGTGCAGTCACGCCCGTCAAGAGCTTCTAG
- a CDS encoding RecB-family nuclease: MRLEVLPVLHNVNSPQRVVEIARAAYGLGFPVFVVTKPAGAAAQVGVPEAQKVALREGKSLLVLPDLEDAAEVLKADSLVLVLQRRFSDKPLTQRFKELASGNVSRVLLVFGGTEPGLSAREAALGEQVYVDGIEQDVGPTALAVIAMYLVRNLLTR, encoded by the coding sequence GTGAGGCTAGAAGTCTTACCGGTGCTGCACAACGTGAACAGCCCTCAGCGGGTTGTCGAGATCGCTAGAGCAGCGTACGGGCTGGGATTCCCGGTCTTCGTCGTTACGAAACCTGCGGGAGCGGCAGCGCAAGTTGGAGTGCCTGAAGCGCAGAAAGTGGCACTGAGAGAGGGGAAAAGCCTTCTCGTACTACCTGACTTAGAGGATGCTGCAGAAGTTTTGAAAGCGGATTCACTGGTTCTCGTCCTTCAGAGGAGGTTCTCCGATAAACCATTGACCCAGAGATTCAAGGAGCTTGCCTCAGGAAACGTGAGCCGCGTTCTCCTCGTGTTTGGGGGGACCGAACCAGGTCTTTCGGCAAGGGAAGCTGCTCTAGGGGAACAGGTCTACGTGGACGGTATCGAGCAGGATGTCGGACCGACAGCACTCGCCGTGATAGCGATGTACTTGGTCAGGAACCTACTTACTCGGTAG
- a CDS encoding 50S ribosomal protein L37e: protein MVKGTTSFGKRGRGITHIRCRRCGRHSYNVRKGYCAHCGFGRSRRIRKYTWQNKKPVTRVRLPSK, encoded by the coding sequence ATGGTCAAGGGTACAACGAGCTTTGGAAAGAGGGGTAGAGGAATAACGCACATACGATGCAGAAGGTGCGGCCGTCACAGCTACAATGTAAGGAAAGGCTACTGCGCCCACTGCGGCTTCGGCCGCTCCAGGAGAATACGAAAATATACTTGGCAGAACAAGAAACCAGTCACGCGGGTGCGACTACCGAGTAAGTAG